The Dioscorea cayenensis subsp. rotundata cultivar TDr96_F1 chromosome 16, TDr96_F1_v2_PseudoChromosome.rev07_lg8_w22 25.fasta, whole genome shotgun sequence sequence ATTAGCTTTTAAGATACTTAATGTCGATGTGTTGTTGTTCAATGTTCTTAGTGTAGCAGGACTTGAAGATGTTGCAAATTTAACAGATGGTTTATGTTTGGTAGTAGTATTCATTAGACATGTTTCTGAGAAGCCAAAATTGGAATTTCATCCTTGTGTTATGTTATCCCATTCTCTTGTTGCAGTTGATCTCATTGTCTTTCTAATATGAGTTCTTATTCCCAATTATAGGAATTAATTCcaaattataaagttaattaTGCTAAACTTAATCAATGTTATCATAATACGTTACTTTGAAACAGGCTTAAATTTCTTAGCATATCATTCGCTGAAATACATTCTGAAGCTTAATTTAAATGGTCAGAATTATTGAAATCTGTTAACCGTGTTGCAGAAAAAGCTACAGAAAACTGAAAAAGGTATTGTTTTGCTGAGGTTTTCAAGTTTCTAATGCAATCACTGGCTTCTTAGCTTTGATATCATCAAGATAATTCTGATAGATATAAGAAACAAAGCCCCAGATCGCAAGCAAGACGGCCATGATCTTCACTCCCTCCATGCTATCGTGAAAGAATATGACGGCGAAAATTGGTACAATAGGCAAGGCCAATGTGCTGATTACATTGGAAAAGAGTGATGATACGACAAAGATCAGTCCCACAACTCCGACCGAAGCCAATTGCCAAGACAAAGCAGTCCAAACTAGAACCATCAAATACGAAACTCTTCCTTTAGCGAAACCATGCATCTCTCCTCTCAAGGTCTTCCATTCTCCGCTCGCAAATAGACCGACCAAAGAAACACAAGTAGCGAAAAATGCAGTCCAAATCTGCATCTCCAGTACAACGGAAAATGTCTCCTTCTTCTGGACCTTTTGGAATGTGCATTGCATTAGCGAAAGAATCAGCGAATATGTGGCCGATGCACCGAGTGTGAGTACAAAACCAAGAGCATACTTTCCCTTAGGAATGCTTTGAGATTCTTCGGAGCCAGAACCAATGCCAAGAAGAGCCGCGGAGAAGGTGAGAAGAACTACAGAGTTCAGTATCAAAGATGTGAATTTCTGCGAATTGAGGTAGTAGGAGAATACTGCATTGAAGGCTAGTTGTGTGGCACATATGAGTGAGTACGTCGATACGGGAAGATATAAAAGGCCGTATGAATACATTAAGTTATCTCCGCCGATGATCAAGCCTAAGACAATGTAGATTAGAACAAGTTTGGCAATAGGGGGAGGGCGAACGGCATTGGTATCAGGAGATGAAGGAATGACAAAAAGGGGAATGAAAAGGATCGGGAAGGCGGCCGTTTGGACTAGTGTCGCCATCCACTTGCTATTTCCGCCTTGATCGTAGTAGAACCGACCGAGAAGAGTGGCTGCTGTTTGACCTgctagaagaaagaagatgtt is a genomic window containing:
- the LOC120279569 gene encoding probable purine permease 11; translation: MDGGRQIQLQIRDAEGHASTSMDAISTKQSPSPNVRPKRWTWWFIVALNIFFLLAGQTAATLLGRFYYDQGGNSKWMATLVQTAAFPILFIPLFVIPSSPDTNAVRPPPIAKLVLIYIVLGLIIGGDNLMYSYGLLYLPVSTYSLICATQLAFNAVFSYYLNSQKFTSLILNSVVLLTFSAALLGIGSGSEESQSIPKGKYALGFVLTLGASATYSLILSLMQCTFQKVQKKETFSVVLEMQIWTAFFATCVSLVGLFASGEWKTLRGEMHGFAKGRVSYLMVLVWTALSWQLASVGVVGLIFVVSSLFSNVISTLALPIVPIFAVIFFHDSMEGVKIMAVLLAIWGFVSYIYQNYLDDIKAKKPVIALET